Proteins from one Triticum aestivum cultivar Chinese Spring chromosome 7A, IWGSC CS RefSeq v2.1, whole genome shotgun sequence genomic window:
- the LOC123152598 gene encoding NAC domain-containing protein 43 encodes MSISVNGQSVVPPGFRFHPTEEELLTYYLAKKVASQRIDLDVIPDVDLNKLEPWDIQERCRIGTGPQNDWYLFSHKDKKYPTGTRTNRATAAGFWKATGRDKAIYSATGSGRIGMRKTLVFYKGRAPHGHKSDWIMHEYRLDDAVPAPTATNPAAAGDASTYYSGTSSSPIRGVAGDQSSAQEDGWVICRVFKKKNIVVNQGQNGGGGGAASNKLAGVAPMERSQSNCSSTVTTISNHIKAAQQQDQQHQLLHYSASDDALDHILNHYMHGRSPTAPCKQETKPAAGSALDHLINNTACPNGTLYERFMKLPPLEHVASGGLLQPPATEYGGGGSGNNNIGTDWDSLDRLAASYELNGLSDDVASANKNSSMASFFADGHGGTTVAGAGDGDLWSLARSVSSLHADLTTMN; translated from the exons ATGAGCATCTCCGTGAACGGGCAGTCGGTGGTGCCGCCGGGGTTCCGTTTCCACCCCACGGAGGAGGAGCTTCTCACCTACTACCTCGCCAAGAAGGTGGCCTCGCAGCGCATCGACCTCGACGTCATCCCCGACGTCGACCTCAACAAGCTCGAGCCATGGGACATCCAAG AGCGCTGCAGGATCGGCACTGGCCCGCAGAACGACTGGTACCTGTTCAGCCACAAGGACAAGAAGTACCCCACGGGGACGCGCACcaaccgcgccaccgccgccgggtTCTGGAAGGCCACCGGCCGGGACAAGGCCATCTACTCCGCCACCGGGTCCGGCCGCATCGGCATGCGCAAGACGCTCGTCTTCTACAAGGGCCGCGCCCCGCACGGCCACAAGTCGGACTGGATCATGCACGAGTACCGCCTCGACGACGCCGTCCCCGCCCCCACCGCCACCAACCCCGCCGCTGCCGGCGACGCCAGCACCTACTACTCCGGCACCTCATCATCCCCG ATTCGTGGCGTGGCCGGGGACCAGTCGTCGGCGCAGGAGGACGGATGGGTCATCTGCagggtgttcaagaagaagaacATCGTCGTGAACCAAGGccagaacggcggcggcggcggagcggcgtcCAACAAGCTGGCCGGCGTCGCCCCCATGGAGCGCAGCCAGAGCAACTGCTCGTCGACGGTGACCACCATCAGCAACCATATCAAGGCGGCGCAGCAGCAGGACCAGCAGCACCAGCTGCTGCACTACTCCGCCAGCGACGACGCGCTCGACCACATCCTCAACCATTACATGCATGGCCGGTCGCCCACGGCGCCGTGCAAGCAGGAGACCAAGCCTGCCGCTGGCTCGGCGCTGGACCACCTGATCAACAACACCGCGTGCCCGAACGGGACCCTGTACGAGAGGTTCATGAAGCTCCCGCCGCTCGAGCACGTCGCCTCCGGCGGCCTCCTGCAGCCGCCGGCAACTGAGTACGGCGGCGGCGGTTCGGGGAACAACAACATCGGCACAGACTGGGACTCGCTCGACCGGCTCGCGGCCTCGTACGAGCTGAACGGCCTCTCCGACGACGTCGCGTCCGCCAACAAGAACAGCAGCATGGCGTCCTTCTTCGCGGACGGGCACGGCGGCACCACCGTCGCCGGCGCCGGGGACGGTGACCTGTGGAGCCTGGCGCGGTCGGTGTCGTCCCTCCACGCGGACTTGACGACGATGAATTGA